gttcttaaaataaaaagtcatctGGATAGATATGTGTATAAGGAGAGTGGATGAAAAAACACAACtgtgcagggccggcccggtggcacagtggttaggttcacgtgctccgctttggcagcccagggttcacaggttcggattccaggcgcggacctacacacaagccatgctgtggtggcgtcccacatacaaaacagaggaagactggcacagatattagctcagggacaatcttcctcaagcaaggagaggaagattggcaatagatgttagctcagggccaatctttctcagccaaaaaaaaaaaaaaaaactatgtaagagaaatgagaagggTACAGGGTAAAAAGAAAGATATCCTTCCCATCAGAATTTCCATAAAACTACGCCCAACAGCTACTTCTTTATAACAAAATGAACGTAAGGTATCTTTAACTATTGCATTTTCAAATGAATTATAGCAGTTAATATCTAGTCACTATGAAAATCACCATGTGCCCACACTGTGAGAACGCCTGGGGACGCGACACAGTCACGGGTACTCACGGCTCCTGCCCTTACGGAATTTATAGTCTAAagcatcattttatttcatttgatcaaCTGACAAGCACATttccagataaagaaacagaatcTCCGATGCTAAGtaaacttgcccagggtcacaaaaCTGGCAAGCAGCAGGGCAGGAATTCAGATCCAAGTCTGTCCGATTCTAAAGCTGGGTTCTTTCCACTCAACTTTGCTCAAGTCCTTACAGGAGCGGCAAATGGTCACTCTGACTCACATCTTTCACTCTCTGAAAACGTTCATAAacctcaaaatagattaaaattgTTACTTTTcctgtaaaattataaaaaagacaaagacaactCATCAATCACTGTCTCTTAGAAtccatataaaaacaaaattatagattCTTGAGTATATGGAATGGCTTCGTCCTCTTTAGGGACAACAGATTCTTAAGATAATTTATATTCAGAAATTATAAAACAGGGAAGCCCTAAGAGATTATAACAAATGGTGGGTTATAATGTGCCAAGATTCAAAAAGCCCCAGAAAATTCTTTAAACAGAATTCTTCCTAACAACAAGCTTAATCCTCTACTGCTATGCTCAGCCCAAACTCCTTTCAAGCCTAAGACACACGAAAGGAAGGCAAAAAGcctcctggaggctggaggcCATTTCACTTCAAATGTACCTGAATTCAGCAGTTGCTGTGAACGATTCATGTTCTGTGATTGAGAACACGAGGAGAAAACCTTCCCCACTCCGAAAGTAGTTGTCTCGAATGGCTGCATAGTCCTCCTGTCCAGCCGTGTCCAGAATATCTATCTGGACTTCTTCTCCATCAAGAACCACTTTCTTTCTGTAACTGTCGGCTTTGGTTGGTTCATAGTCTTCTACAAACTGAGGAAATAAACAACATTATCCGTAATTATCAAAGTTTTAAGGGGAATAAAATCTGCgaaaaaataaatctcaacaTAGGAGTACTTTGCCTATAATCAActgagtatttattgagtgcctataatTATCACACTATGTGTAAGGCACTATACAATATAAATAACTCCTGATATAACACTTCTGTTCTCTACTGCTCTCAGTTctaccattttttattttgtttttaatcaacaAGAGcagatatccccattttacagaggaggcgtCCAAGCATAGAGCAGAACACTTGGCAAGATTATTGTCACTATAAAATTACAATACAAACACTGGCAAGGGTGAGAAACAGGAGTTCTTATTCATAATCAACAGAGTATAAAACTCATCTGAAAAGTAATTTGGCAAGAGGTACCAAGAGGCTTAAATAACTACAACATGATAAACTCCAAATGGGTTAAagattaaatgtgaaaaataaacccctcaagtactagaagaaaacatgggtgaAATCCCTTTATTACCTTGAAGTAGGGAAGGCCTTTTTAACTATGACTCAAAATCCAGAAGCCAtgtaagaaaaaattgataaattagactacataaaaaataaaaaacttctgttTGGCACAATACACTATAAACAAAGACAAATGACGAAcaagaaaaaagtatttgaacTCATGTCACAAAGAGCCATATATAAACAGTTCCTAGaaacagggaggaaaaaaaaaagatcgaCAATCCAATGGGAAAAAGTGGCAACAGACATAAacaattcacagaaaaataaatacatatgatgttatacatatgaaaagatgttcatcctCACtcataaagaaaatggaaattgtaACTACATTGAGATACCATTTTTCACCTACCAGACTGGCAAAAATCCCAAAGTCTGACAACAAACTCTGGGGGAAAGGCACTCttgtacattgctagtgggagtaGAGAACAGCACAGTCCTTATGGAGACGAATACAGCAACATCTAACAGAACTAGAGAAGCTCTTATCCTCTGTCCCAGCCATCTTGCTCCTAGGAATCTAAGCTAGAGAAACACCTGCACAAGAACATACGAGGTTATTCACTGTGGCACTGTGGCTAATAGTAAAAGACTAAAAACCATCCAAATGCCCAGCAATAGGGAatccacataatggaatactatgcagctgtaaaaaaTGAGGACAAGAACTAGGTATGGATGTGTAAAGACCTCCAGAATATAATAGTCTACCTTTTACACAAGGAAAGTAGGGAGAATAAAGAATGAGATATATATATTgttattgcatatatatatatgtatcttaaTACATATGTACacgtatatgtatatgaatatacacGTATGCATCTGCCAAAACACACCCTGGAAggacaaataaaacaaatttaaaagctgTTAAACAGAAAAACTGAAGCAAATGAAcctaaacaaatattaaattgGTAACATAGCCACACAGAGAAAGAATTAATTCAAGAGACATTAGAACAGAATATTTTGATAGACTGCATCTCATTAAAAGAGACTAAGGACAAAAACTTTTCAAAGAAATGCTAAACTTCCCTCAGTGCTTGTACTATTTAgtaataatgatattaatatttCAAAGCTATTTTCTTTATATTGCATTAAACATCAAATAAGTAATTATCTTGTTAGAAGTCAAGATACTcgggaaaaaagtaaattaatgaCAGCAATGTACTGTTAAAATTGAATTGGTGCTGGTATAAgttgatatccacatgcaaaagaatgaagttgaacccctAATtcacatcacatacaaaaattaactcaaaatggatcaaagatctaaatgtaagaactaaaactataaactctcagaagaaaacataggtgtaaatctttacgaccttggatttggcaatgcaTTCTTaaatatgaaaccaaaagcacaagcaacaaaagaaaaaatagataaactgggcttcatcaaaatttaaaattttcatgcttcaaaggacaccatcaagaaagtgaaaagacaagccacagaatgggagaaaacatttgtaaatcatataactAATAAGGgagttgtatccagaatatataaagaactcttaaaactcaataataaaaagacaaataacccaattaaaaagtaggccaaagatctgaatagacattttcccaaagcagaCATACAAAAGGCCAatcagcacacaaaaagatgctcaacatcattcatcattagagaaacgcaaatcaaaaccacaatgagacaccacttcacacccactttgctataatcaaaaagatggacaggggctggcccagtagtgtagtggtaaagttcacatgctccgcttcggtggcctgggttcacaggttcggatcctgggcgccaacctatgcaccacttatcaagccacgctgcgacaggcgtcctacatatacagtagaggaagatgggcatggatgttagcccagggccagtcttcctcagcaaaaaagaggaagattggcaatggatgttagctcagggctaatcttcctcaccaaaaaaacaaaaaaaaaaaaaaaggaggaggattggcaataaatgttagcccagggccaatcttcctcgccaaaaaatgATGGACAagaacaagtattggcaaggatgtggagaaactggaaccctcatacattgctagtgggttTGTAAAATGGAGCAGCTGCTGTAGAAAACAGTTTTGCAGGTCCCAAAAAGTTATACacagagttaccacatgacccagcaaatTTCATgcctggatatatacccaagagactTTAAGACATATGTCTATATAAAAACCTGTTCACGAATGTTgacagcaacattattcatactagccaaaaagtagaaacaatccaaatgtctgtcaattgatcaatggataaacaaaacatggcaTATCCAGATAATGggtcataaaatggaataaagtactgattcatgctacaatatggatgaaccttgacaaattacagtaagtaaaagaagccagacacaaaaggtcacatattacatgagtctatttatatgaaatgtccagaacagaaaAATCTATGGAAATACAAAGTAGTTTAGTAGTTACCAAGACTTGGGGGGGCGAGAAtgaagagtgactgctaatgggtactgggtttctttttggctgacgaaaatgttctggaattagctggtggtgatggttgtacaactttgtgaatatactgaaaaccactgatttgtacactttaaaagggtaaattttatggtatacaaattatatctcaatttttttttaaaaaaagtactgATACAAGCTACAAGATGGATGAACTttcaaaacattatgctgagtgaaagaagccaaaatataaaggtcacacgttgtatgattccatttaaaggaaatgtccagaataggcaaatccatagaaacagaaagtggttATCAGTGACCAGGGGTGGAGGGGGGTAAGCAGGTACGAGGAATGACTGCTAATATGtagggttttttcctttttttggagtgatgaaaatgttctaaaattatataatggtgatggttgcacatctgtgtgaatatactaaaaatcattgaattgtacactttaaaagggtgaatttcatGGTGTGTGACATATATCTTAATAAAACcgtaatataaatttttaaaaatttaagaatttaattGAAAATATGGGCCCTTTGAAGAATAATCTTAAAAAGAGCCTTGTATTGCCAATTAACAGCTTCAAGTTCAAatgattttaaatctaaaaataaaaatactaaaagatTTTCAGTATTAGGTTCTCTTACATTCATACTAATTatcttaaaatagagaaaatgtgaAACTTTGCCTATGCTTAACAACAGTGTCCTTTTAACTCCTTCCCAAAGATACAAATACATGACTAAAAAAAAACCCCCACCATCCAGTTAAAGTCTCTGAATACCACCATAAAGCATCTCAATTGCATAGTTCTGAGCTTTCAAGGTTAAAACCAATAAGAGTTCCACTGTCTCCTTTGACACTAGAAGTCAGAATGTCCTGATATGACTGCATACCCCCGTGCTAGTGAAAAGTGTGCTTATTATTAGCACATTAGATTACAACCTTGATGTTtacatttttccattaaaaataagaGATCCCCAAAGTCTCGGTATCTTTTAAGATGAACCATTCTACCGACCTTGCAGGGCTACGTGTGATTCAGCTTCAGAGGCCCAAGACATACAAATCTAAGACAAACTTCACGCAGACCCCTTCTTACTAAGCCCCGTCTAAGCTGCCTTTGCCAACCACTGCAAGTATGAGGTGGTTGCTGCCAAAGTCTCCCCATCACCAACCTCACTTTACCAGAAATGGCaaatagtcttaaaaaaaaaaagaaaaaagtcttaaaaagtcTTCAAGTATTTTAGGCCAAGAACAAAAAGGTTAAAATCTCCCTGCAATTTTTCCCAAAATCAGAACTTCGACAAAAATAAAGACTTTGGGGATCGTGGCTCCTTCCATAATCCAATTTTCATGACAATTCTACCATATAAGCTAATTACTTTACACTAAGGGTAAAGCATTGGACCAAGAACAGTCTGAATGGCCCGTGAGACCTTAGACAACTGGCACCCCCAGGacaggactcagtttccttttctatgaAATCAGGCTAGACGAGATCTCTCAGGCAGGAGTTACCATACCTGGCCACACATAGAATCGCCAGGAGAGCTTCATAAAGAGAGAACAACTCCAGAAATGTTATtcagaaagtatttttttaaaagatccccCAGGAGATTTCTATGATCAGCTAGGTTTGGGAATCACTGCTAAGATCTCTTCAAGCTCCAAAATTACGGTTCTGGAACCGtaactgtccaatacagtagccactagccacgtttCAAGCCACAGGCATTGGACAGTATATCGAACATCTTCATCATCGCAGAAAGTCCTATCAGACAGCATTGTTTTGGAAAGTCAGTTAAAGACTTCCCCAAACACACATCACTCTTCTCTATTCCGTCCttgctctgattttattttacCATTTCTTCAATAACTGCTGCTCTCCGGTCCTCAGATATGTTAGCCCACGAGAAAAACAGACTAAGATCAAGCAGAACTTTCCCTTGTTTCTCTGAAGAAactaagaagaagagaaaaaactcTCGATTCTTCTACATGCATCTTTTCCCCTCCCTCttgccatacacacacacaacaaacatacataacaaaaatgaaaaagccaGGTTAGTCTCTTGCGGAGTCAGCAGCTGTGCTGAGCAGGGTGGATCCTGGTCTCAAATCTCTGCCTCTAATCCAGGGCTTCTCAACAGCAGCACTGCTGACACTTTCCTCTGGATGATTCCTTGTTGTGGGGTCTCTCCGGTGCGCTGTCGGATGCTCAGCAGcatcctggcctctacccactaggtgCTCGCAGTACCTGCCCCCCagatgtgacaaccaaaaactTCTCCAGACATTGACAACTATGCCCTGGGGGGAAAAATCGCCTTCACTCATCTCCATTAACAAACTGCTCCTCACATCCTAGCTCCTTCATCTTAATTCCTCTCCtcaccctctcttcttcctcagcctctgttatagaagaaaaataaggaatTTTTAGTAAGCAAATCATGTTactaaacaaaacaagcaaagacTTCCCAAGCAGACTCCGAAACTTGCCTCTCTTCTTTTATACAAAAATGTTTCGGGTAAATTAAGCAGATTCTGCTAGATTCTCCCACTTTGGCTCAAAGTATAAGATAAAGAAAAGCAACCACCAAAaacaaaagtttctcattataaGATATAGAGGGGTATAACCCAGGAGGAGATCAAGGTTTTGGTCCAAAGCTTACTCATCTTGGGgtccctctttaagaaaaagaacacaaaattacCCGCACAATATTGGATATAAAAGTGAATAcctagaatgagaaaagaaatcataatccattacaaatttttttaaatggacaaacACGGTGGTGAACACACCCTCAGGTGACCCTCAGTGAGTCATGCATTTGTATGATGCCCTCCCCTCGAATGCAGAGGAAACCGTGACTGGTTCTAACCAACAGAACACGGCAGCGGTGATGATTACCCTACAATTACACTTCCTTATAGAAGAATCTGTCTTAGCTAACCAGGGAGACcttcctgctggctttgaagaagcaagctgccatggtATGAACCACCTATGGAAAGGGCCAATAGCAGGGACCTGTGCGCGACCTCTAGGGGCTGCGGGCCTCCATCCCACATTGCAAGGAACTCGGCCAGCAACCAGAGAGCTTGCAAGAGGCCCCAAGCCCCAGTTGAGCTCACAGCCACAGTCAATACCCGACTGCAGCCTTGCGAGACCCTGAGCAGGAGCCAGCTAGCTGTGCCAGACTCCTGATGCCTGGAAACCGCAGAGGACAAATGAgcgttgttttaagctgctaaatttatagtaatttgtcacacagcaatagaaaactaatacaaataaCCATTTTACATCACAAAATCCagcaaaataacatatttttactgATCAACTGCCTGGCGTTACCTCTGGAATACCTTcctacttttgtttgtttgctgtatACTCTTTGATTATCTTGTGATATGCCAAATGATTCTGAAATACTTCCTATAGAGAATAAAAAAGTAATTGTCTCTTTTCAAGCATAGTTGATCCAAATTTCTATTGACAGAAAGGTTTTTCCACTTCAAAACTTCTTGACATCACTAGTAATGAAAGTTTTAGGACTATTCTCAAATTTAGGAAACCTCTATTGAGCTTCCCTGTAAGAAGCTGTAAGATCTAGAAGAACTTTCTAGATCAGTCTATAGCTCCATAAGTTTTAACCCTTGTTTCTCCTCCACTGCCACATACTTTCAGTGCCAGGTGCCATAGGACACGTTCATACCAGAATACACCCCTGACCCTGCACCTCACATCACAGTGCCAGGTGAGTCCACACAATGGGCAGTGGGAATATTCCTGGAAGCCATTCCTACACTGGGACAACTAGTAATAACTTAACCATACGCCAAGGGGACTCCCAACCACATAATGTATACCACTAATCCCCAGATAAACATATCCTTAATTCAACTTCCCTCAGCTAGATCCCGAAAATGCCCATGACCACTCCAACACCACCCCACACGAGAAGAAGCTGGACTGAGGGAAAGTCTAGTGCAAGGAGACAATGATCTTAATCAATTGTGGTTACGATATCTTTCTCTCGCAAATTTTGTAAAGCACATGCCCACGTGCATGCAATGCAAGTGAGAGGCCCTGCAGTTGAAGCTCCGGTCTGAACACTCTGGCAGCAATGGCCGCACCAGCAAATGGCCATCAAGGAATCAAGACAACGCTGTCACACTGGACTCAGCACCGTTACACTATGCACATGAAGTGACGTAAATTTTGGGCAAGGATGGTGCAAGCTTTACCTTGCTGCACGGGAAAGAACCATATGTCTATCACTTGAGAAAAGACTAAGTCTTATGACAACTTAGCGCTCCCTCTCAATATCTCCCACAATTGACTGTCACAAAGCTAACTATCTGACCTGTTCTCTAGAAATACCTGTACAAAGGTCCCTCCCTTGCTCCTGTCAGAAAGAAAGTTCAAAGTATGAGAAAGCTCAAAGCTCACAGTCATGtatcgcttaacaatggggatatgtcctgagaaatgcatcattaggcaattttatcATCGTGCAAACttcacagagtgcacttacacacaaacctacatggtacagcctactacactcctaggctatatggtactaatcttatgggaccaccgtcctaTATGCAGTCCCTTGTTGACAGAAATGTCGTTACACAGCGCATGACTGTTTAACAATAGAGATAATGCAAGCAGGGACACCTCATGTGCCTGCCAGAGTTGAAATTACTTATTGAAAATCAGCAATCCAAATCTCATGCTGGTTAGACCCCTATAAAGCTATTCAGAAACCACCTTAACAAAATTTTGTCCCATGATCCTCTGTGCACATGGGGGAATAGACACATGAACACAGCTGGAGAAGGGACATTGCTACTGCAGACTCGATGCTGAAGGCAGCCGTGCCTGGGTGTCTTACCTCATCGTACATGAACTGAAGCGTCAGGGCCGACTTGCCAACCCCTCCACTGCCGACCATGATCACCTTGTGCAGGGCCAAGGAGCTCTGGCTCTTACTCTTGTTTGCAGCCATCCTGCTGGTTTTCTGAGGTTGTGACCCACGGACAGAAGACCCAGGTGAAGAGCTGCCGAT
This Diceros bicornis minor isolate mBicDic1 chromosome 10, mDicBic1.mat.cur, whole genome shotgun sequence DNA region includes the following protein-coding sequences:
- the RALB gene encoding ras-related protein Ral-B; protein product: MAANKSKSQSSLALHKVIMVGSGGVGKSALTLQFMYDEFVEDYEPTKADSYRKKVVLDGEEVQIDILDTAGQEDYAAIRDNYFRSGEGFLLVFSITEHESFTATAEFREQILRVKAEEDKIPLLVVGNKSDLEERRQVPIEEARSKAEEWGVQYVETSAKTRANVDKVFFDLMREIRAKKMSENKDKNGKKSSKNKKSFKERCCLL